In a single window of the Streptomyces sp. CGMCC 4.7035 genome:
- the kdpB gene encoding potassium-transporting ATPase subunit KdpB, translated as MTTRTEKQEDSMSTATPTRAPHSDVPTGHKEESRVGAGLFDPKQLVKSLPDAFRKLDPRVMVKSPVMFVVWIGSLLTTVFSFKDLGDWFGWAISAWLWLTVVFANLAEAVAEGRGKAQADTLRKAKTDTVARRLVGDSEERVAGTELRIGDLVVCEAGDIIPGDGDVVEGVASVDESAITGESAPVIRESGGDRSAVTGGTKVLSDRIVIKITTKPGETFIDRMISLVEGAARQKTPNEIALNILLASLTIVFLLACATLPPFATYAGTHLTMVVLVALLVCLIPTTIGALLSAIGIAGMDRLVQRNVLAMSGRAVEAAGDVSTLLLDKTGTITLGNRQASEFVPVRGTTEAEVADAAQLSSLADETPEGRSIVVLAKEKHGLRERHQGELVGAEWIAFTAQTRMSGVDVDGRKIRKGAAGSVIAWVEERGGTVAEDAGKTADRISEAGGTPLLVAIEDDKGPRVLGVIHLKDVVKEGMRERFDELRRMGIKTVMITGDNPLTAKAIAEEAGVDDFLAEATPEDKMALIKREQAGGKLVAMTGDGTNDAPALAQADVGVAMNTGTSAAKEAGNMVDLDSNPTKLIEIVEIGKQLLITRGALTTFSIANDVAKYFAIIPALFAVVYPGLDKLNIMHLASPNSAILSAVIFNALIIIALVPLSLKGVQYRPVSADKMLRRNLGIYGLGGLIAPFIGIKIIDLLISLIPGIG; from the coding sequence AAGAGGACTCGATGTCCACAGCCACTCCGACCCGGGCCCCGCACAGCGATGTGCCGACCGGCCACAAGGAAGAGAGCCGCGTAGGCGCGGGCCTCTTCGACCCCAAGCAGCTGGTCAAGTCGCTGCCGGACGCCTTCCGCAAGCTCGACCCGCGGGTGATGGTCAAGTCGCCCGTGATGTTCGTGGTGTGGATCGGTTCGCTCCTGACGACGGTCTTCTCCTTCAAGGACCTGGGCGACTGGTTCGGCTGGGCGATCAGCGCCTGGCTGTGGCTGACGGTCGTCTTCGCCAACCTGGCCGAGGCCGTTGCCGAGGGCCGTGGCAAGGCGCAGGCCGACACGCTGCGCAAGGCCAAGACGGACACGGTCGCCCGGCGTCTCGTGGGGGACAGCGAAGAGCGGGTCGCGGGCACGGAACTGCGCATCGGTGACCTGGTGGTGTGCGAAGCGGGCGACATCATCCCCGGCGACGGTGATGTCGTCGAGGGAGTCGCCTCGGTCGACGAGTCGGCGATCACGGGTGAGTCGGCGCCGGTCATCCGTGAGTCCGGCGGCGACCGGTCCGCGGTCACCGGCGGTACGAAGGTGCTGTCCGACCGGATCGTCATCAAGATCACGACGAAGCCCGGCGAGACCTTCATCGACCGGATGATCAGCCTCGTCGAGGGCGCCGCACGGCAGAAGACGCCCAACGAGATCGCGCTGAACATCCTGCTGGCGTCGCTGACGATCGTCTTCCTCCTCGCGTGCGCCACGCTGCCGCCGTTCGCCACCTACGCGGGCACGCATCTGACGATGGTCGTGCTGGTGGCGCTGCTGGTCTGCCTCATCCCGACGACGATCGGCGCGCTGCTGTCGGCGATCGGTATCGCGGGCATGGACCGACTGGTGCAGCGCAACGTTCTGGCGATGTCGGGCCGTGCGGTCGAGGCCGCCGGTGACGTCTCCACGCTGCTGCTCGACAAGACGGGCACCATCACGCTCGGCAACCGCCAGGCCTCCGAGTTCGTCCCGGTCAGGGGCACCACCGAGGCCGAGGTCGCGGACGCCGCCCAGCTTTCCTCGCTGGCCGACGAGACGCCCGAGGGCCGCTCCATCGTCGTACTGGCGAAGGAGAAGCACGGCCTGCGCGAGCGCCACCAGGGCGAGCTGGTCGGCGCCGAGTGGATCGCCTTCACCGCCCAGACCCGGATGTCGGGCGTGGACGTCGACGGGCGCAAGATCCGCAAGGGCGCGGCCGGTTCGGTCATCGCCTGGGTCGAGGAGCGGGGCGGCACGGTCGCCGAGGACGCGGGCAAGACCGCCGACCGCATCTCCGAGGCAGGTGGCACCCCGCTGCTCGTCGCCATCGAGGACGACAAGGGCCCCAGGGTCCTTGGTGTGATCCACCTCAAGGACGTCGTCAAGGAGGGCATGCGGGAGCGGTTCGACGAACTGCGCCGCATGGGCATCAAGACCGTCATGATCACGGGCGACAACCCGTTGACGGCCAAGGCGATCGCCGAGGAGGCGGGTGTCGACGACTTCCTCGCGGAGGCCACTCCCGAGGACAAGATGGCCCTCATCAAGCGGGAGCAGGCGGGCGGCAAGCTCGTCGCGATGACCGGTGACGGCACCAACGACGCGCCCGCGCTCGCACAGGCGGACGTGGGCGTGGCGATGAACACGGGTACGTCGGCCGCCAAGGAGGCCGGCAACATGGTCGACCTCGACTCCAACCCGACCAAGCTCATCGAGATCGTGGAGATCGGCAAGCAGTTGCTGATCACGCGGGGTGCGCTGACGACGTTCTCCATCGCCAACGACGTCGCGAAGTACTTCGCGATCATCCCGGCGCTGTTCGCGGTGGTCTACCCGGGCCTGGACAAGCTGAACATCATGCACCTGGCCTCGCCCAACTCCGCGATCCTGTCGGCGGTCATCTTCAACGCGCTGATCATCATCGCCCTCGTACCGCTCTCCCTGAAGGGCGTGCAGTACCGGCCGGTGAGCGCCGACAAGATGCTGCGGCGCAACCTCGGAATCTACGGCCTGGGCGGCTTGATCGCCCCCTTCATCGGCATCAAGATCATCGATCTGCTCATCTCCCTCATTCCCGGAATCGGTTGA
- a CDS encoding potassium-transporting ATPase subunit C — protein MNNSVTNTVRLLGAGLRALLVLTLVTGVIYPLVVTGIAQGLFSDKANGSEIKADGKVVGSSLIGQAYNLPLKKGQETPDADLKWFQGRPQNGLGSNSVNTQYKLILSGATNRSADNKDLIDWVKTAKAAVVKDNSVAGYTVEPSDVPADAVTSSGSGLDPDISPQYAEIQAHRVAEKNGLPVTQVEKLVKDHTEGRTLGFMGEPRVNVLELNIDLKELVAHH, from the coding sequence ATGAACAACTCGGTAACGAACACTGTCCGGTTGCTCGGGGCGGGTCTGCGCGCCCTCCTCGTGCTGACCCTGGTGACGGGTGTCATCTATCCGCTCGTCGTCACCGGCATCGCGCAGGGGCTGTTCAGTGACAAGGCGAACGGCTCCGAGATCAAGGCGGACGGCAAGGTCGTCGGCTCGTCCCTGATCGGGCAGGCGTACAACCTGCCGCTGAAGAAGGGTCAGGAGACCCCGGACGCCGACCTGAAGTGGTTCCAGGGCCGCCCGCAGAACGGTCTCGGCAGCAACAGCGTCAATACGCAGTACAAGTTGATCCTGTCCGGCGCGACCAACCGCTCGGCCGACAACAAGGATCTGATCGACTGGGTGAAGACGGCCAAGGCCGCGGTCGTCAAGGACAACTCGGTGGCCGGCTACACGGTCGAGCCGTCCGACGTGCCCGCCGACGCGGTCACCTCCTCCGGCTCGGGTCTGGACCCGGACATCTCCCCGCAGTACGCGGAGATCCAGGCCCACCGCGTCGCCGAGAAGAACGGGCTGCCCGTCACCCAGGTGGAGAAGCTGGTCAAGGACCACACCGAGGGCCGGACCCTCGGCTTCATGGGCGAGCCCCGCGTGAACGTCCTCGAACTCAACATCGACCTCAAGGAGCTCGTGGCGCACCACTGA